The following proteins come from a genomic window of Acanthopagrus latus isolate v.2019 chromosome 5, fAcaLat1.1, whole genome shotgun sequence:
- the rpl35 gene encoding 60S ribosomal protein L35 — protein sequence MAKIKARDLRGKKKEELLKQLDDLKNELSQLRVAKVTGGAASKLSKIRVVRKSIARVLTVINQTQKENLRKFYKGKKYKPLDLRPKKTRALRRRLNKHEESLRTKKQQRKDLLYSIRKFAVKA from the exons ATG GCCAAGATCAAGGCAAGAGATCTGCGGGGCAAGAAGAAGGAGGAGTTGCTCAAGCAGCTGGACGACCTGAAAAATGAACTGTCCCAGCTCCGTGTGGCCAAGGTTACCGGAGGAGCTGCTTCCAAGCTCTCAAAGAT CCGTGTTGTCCGAAAATCCATCGCCAGAGTCCTGACTGTAATCAACCAGACACAGAAGGAGAACCTGAGGAAGTTCTACAAG GGCAAGAAGTACAAGCCCCTGGATCTGAGACCCAAGAAGACCAGAGCTCTGCGCCGCCGGCTCAACAAGCATGAAGAGAGTCTGCGCACcaagaaacagcagaggaaagacCTCCTCTACTCCATCCGCAAATTTGCAGTTAAAGCTTAG